A region from the Vulpes lagopus strain Blue_001 chromosome 5, ASM1834538v1, whole genome shotgun sequence genome encodes:
- the SLC16A8 gene encoding monocarboxylate transporter 3, with translation MGAGGPRRGEGPPDGGWGWAVLGACFVVTGFAYGFPKAVSVFFRALMRDFGAGYSDTAWVSSIMLAMLYGTGPVSSILVTRFGCRPVMLVGGLLASAGMVLASFATRLLELYLTAGVLTGLGLALNFQPSLIMLGLYFERRRPLANGLAAAGSPVFLSALSPLGQQLLEHFGWRGGFLLLGGLLLHCCACGAVMRPPPGPGPRPRRDSADDPPADADADADADAEADAEAERPGLRLREAPPGGRPRRRLLDVAVCADRAFAVYAVTKFLMALGLFVPAILLVNYAKDAGVPDADAAFLLSVVGFVDIVARPACGALAGLARLRPHVAYLFSLALVANGLTDLSSARARSYGALVAFCVAFGLSYGMVGALQFEVLMAAVGSLRFPSALGLVLLVEAVAVLIGPPSAGRLVDALKNYEIIFYLAGSEVALAGIFMAVATKCCLRRSPDTPPSQAAEGGASDTEDAEAQADSEALPTGAEEPGSREPLEVPRPAEVEAGPGRDTKSV, from the exons ATGGGCGCTGGCGGCCCGCGGCGGGGCGAGGGACCCCCAgacgggggctggggctgggccgtGCTGGGCGCCTGCTTCGTGGTCACCGGGTTCGCCTACGGCTTCCCCAAGGCCGTGAGCGTCTTCTTCCGCGCGCTGATGCGCGACTTCGGCGCGGGCTACAGCGACACGGCCTGGGTGTCCTCCATCATGCTCGCCATGCTCTACGGCACGG GTCCAGTCTCCAGCATCCTCGTGACCCGCTTCGGCTGTCGCCCGGTGATGCTGGTGGGGGGGCTGCTGGCCTCGGCGGGCATGGTCCTAGCATCCTTCGCCACGCGCCTCCTGGAGCTGTACCTGACGGCCGGGGTGCTCACAG gcctgggcctggccctCAACTTCCAGCCGTCGCTCATCATGCTGGGGCTGTACTTCGAGCGGCGGCGGCCCCTGGCCAACGGGCTGGCGGCGGCGGGCAGCCCCGTGTTCCTGTCGGCGCTGTCGCCGCTGGGCCAGCAGCTGCTCGAGCACTTCGGCTGGCGCGGCGGCTTCCTGCTGCTCGGCGGCCTCCTGCTGCACTGCTGCGCGTGCGGCGCCGTCATGCGCCCTCCGCCGGGGCCCGGGCCGCGGCCTCGCCGGGACAGCGCGGACGACCCTCCCGCCGACGCGGACGCCGATGCGGACGCCGACGCCGAGGCCGACGCCGAGGCCGAGCGCCCCGGGCTGCGCCTGCGCGAGGCGCCCCCTGGCGGCCGGCCCCGGCGGCGGCTGCTGGACGTGGCGGTGTGCGCGGACCGCGCCTTCGCGGTGTACGCCGTCACCAAGTTCCTGATGGCGCTCGGGCTCTTCGTGCCCGCCATCCTGCTGGTGAACTACGCCAAGGACGCGGGCGTGCCGGACGCCGACGCCGCCTTCCTGCTGTCCGTCGTGGGCTTCGTGGACATCGTGGCGCGGCCGGCCTGCGGCGCCCTGGCGGGCCTGGCGCGCCTCCGCCCGCACGTCGCCTACCTCTTCAGCCTGGCCCTGGTGGCCAACGGGCTCACGGACCTGAGCAGCGCGCGCGCGCGCTCCTACGGCGCCCTGGTGGCCTTCTGCGTCGCCTTCGGCCTCTCGTACGGCATGGTGGGGGCGCTGCAGTTCGAGGTGCTCATGGCGGCCGTGGGCTCGCTCCGCTTCCCCAGCGCGCTGGGCCTGGTGCTGCTCGTCGAGGCCGTGGCCGTGCTCATCGGACCGCCGTCTGCCG GCCGCCTGGTGGATGCCCTGAAGAACTACGAGATCATCTTCTACCTGGCTGGCTCTGAGGTGGCCCTGGCTGGGATCTTCATGGCTGTCGCCACCAAGTGTTGCCTGCGCCGCTCTCCGGACACCCCGCCCAGCCAGGCGGCCGAGGGCGGGGCCAGTGACACTGAGGACGCGGAGGCGCAGGCGGACTCTGAGGCCCTGCCCACCGGTGCTGAGGAGCCGGGCAGCCGCGAGCCCCTGGAGGTGCCACGCCCCGCAGAGgtggaggcagggccagggcggGACACCAAGTCTGTATAG